A genomic region of Methanobacterium sp. SMA-27 contains the following coding sequences:
- a CDS encoding TIGR00295 family protein gives MSSNPLKTLTDLNCPPNIIEHSKAVSRKALRIGSNFMDNNGSYVDLKLVETGAMLHDIGRIKTHSIKHAVVGAEILRNLNFPEEIVNITLKHIGAGIPSDEAEILELPPGDYMPCTLEEKIVAHADNLMNGTIEVNIDFVSKKWEKKFGKNHPSIYRLKKLDKELIK, from the coding sequence TTGAGTTCAAATCCATTAAAAACATTAACAGATTTAAATTGCCCTCCTAATATAATAGAACATTCTAAGGCAGTATCTAGAAAAGCCCTAAGAATTGGTTCTAATTTTATGGATAATAATGGTTCTTATGTAGATCTTAAACTGGTTGAAACCGGTGCAATGCTTCATGATATTGGTAGAATTAAAACACACTCAATTAAACATGCAGTTGTTGGTGCAGAAATATTAAGAAACCTTAATTTTCCAGAGGAGATTGTAAACATCACCCTCAAACATATAGGTGCAGGAATACCTTCAGATGAGGCAGAAATACTTGAACTTCCGCCCGGAGATTATATGCCCTGCACTTTGGAGGAGAAAATAGTTGCTCATGCAGATAATTTGATGAACGGAACGATTGAGGTAAATATTGATTTTGTTTCAAAAAAATGGGAAAAAAAGTTTGGAAAGAATCACCCCTCAATTTACAGACTTAAAAAACTAGATAAAGAACTTATAAAGTAA
- a CDS encoding TfuA-related McrA-glycine thioamidation protein, protein MKPENQNKNIIVFTGPSLQPTEAKEFLEADYRPPVARDDVIKALRDNPDIIVIIDGVFHKAPAVSHKEIMEAIKKGVIVVGGASMGALRASELDDFGMVGVGRVYHDYRKGIIESDDDVAVVINPETFEQLSEAFISMNYTFKAAMAKGIINKSDFETLIKTAKSIYYPKRNYNKVLKEVNIEEKRKKLLQKFLKDNTIDVKKEDAIAVLKYVKKL, encoded by the coding sequence TTGAAACCTGAAAATCAAAATAAAAATATCATAGTATTCACAGGCCCTTCTTTGCAACCAACAGAGGCTAAAGAATTTCTTGAAGCAGATTATAGGCCTCCAGTTGCAAGAGATGATGTAATAAAAGCTTTGAGGGATAATCCGGATATAATTGTTATTATAGATGGTGTTTTCCATAAAGCACCAGCAGTCTCCCATAAAGAGATAATGGAAGCAATTAAAAAGGGAGTTATTGTGGTTGGAGGTGCCAGTATGGGTGCTTTAAGGGCGTCTGAGCTAGATGATTTTGGAATGGTTGGTGTAGGTAGGGTTTATCATGATTACCGGAAGGGAATTATCGAATCTGATGATGATGTAGCTGTGGTGATCAACCCTGAAACATTTGAACAACTCTCTGAAGCATTTATAAGTATGAACTACACATTTAAAGCAGCTATGGCCAAAGGAATAATCAATAAATCAGATTTTGAAACTTTGATAAAAACTGCAAAATCAATTTACTATCCCAAAAGAAATTATAATAAAGTTTTAAAAGAAGTAAATATTGAAGAAAAAAGAAAAAAACTTCTACAAAAATTTTTAAAGGATAATACTATAGATGTTAAAAAGGAAGATGCTATTGCTGTTCTAAAATATGTAAAAAAACTCTAA